One stretch of Methyloversatilis sp. RAC08 DNA includes these proteins:
- a CDS encoding ABC transporter ATP-binding protein, with protein MSDPVGTFAQDAVLLSASGVSKRFGGVQALRDVSLTIRRGEVYGLIGPNGAGKTSFFNVLTGLYSPDEGRVMFDGRDLPPGVPHRIAGAGIARTFQNIRLFGAMSALENVMVGRHIRLRTGVIGAILRTPSARAEEAATEARAHALLRYVGIDHLANQQATHLSYGDQRRLEIARALASEPKLLALDEPAAGMNATETAGLRTLIEKLRGDGLTALLIEHDVKLVMGLCDRVAVLDYGEKIAEDVPDVVRRHPRVITAYLGQQSDPEAA; from the coding sequence ATGAGCGACCCGGTGGGCACGTTCGCGCAGGACGCAGTGCTGCTGTCGGCCAGCGGCGTGTCGAAGCGTTTCGGCGGCGTGCAGGCGCTGCGCGACGTGTCGCTGACGATACGGCGCGGTGAGGTGTATGGCCTGATCGGGCCGAATGGCGCCGGCAAGACCAGCTTCTTCAATGTGCTGACCGGCCTGTACAGCCCGGACGAAGGTCGCGTCATGTTCGACGGCCGTGACCTGCCGCCGGGCGTGCCGCACCGCATCGCCGGCGCCGGCATCGCGCGCACCTTCCAGAACATCCGGCTGTTCGGCGCCATGAGCGCGCTTGAGAATGTCATGGTCGGCCGGCACATCCGGCTGCGTACCGGCGTCATCGGCGCCATCCTGCGCACGCCGTCCGCGCGCGCCGAAGAGGCGGCGACGGAGGCGCGCGCGCATGCGCTGCTGCGCTATGTCGGCATCGACCATCTGGCCAACCAGCAGGCGACCCACCTCAGTTACGGCGACCAGCGCCGGCTCGAAATCGCCCGCGCGCTGGCGTCCGAACCCAAGCTGCTGGCGCTCGACGAACCGGCGGCCGGCATGAATGCCACCGAAACCGCCGGTCTGCGCACATTGATCGAAAAGCTGCGCGGCGACGGGCTCACCGCGCTGCTGATCGAGCATGACGTGAAGCTGGTGATGGGCCTGTGCGACCGTGTGGCCGTGCTCGACTACGGCGAGAAGATCGCCGAAGACGTACCCGACGTGGTGCGCCGCCATCCGCGCGTGATCACCGCGTACCTGGGCCAGCAGTCCGACCCGGAGGCCGCCTGA
- a CDS encoding ABC transporter ATP-binding protein yields MLEVRGLTVHYGGIRAVKGIDLDIAAGEKVALIGANGAGKTSTLKALARMLPAGGEVRFDGGDISHAPPHTLVGRGLALVPEGRGVFARLSVRENLDMGAYARDDRAAIAADLERVYTLLPRLKERAGQTAGTLSGGEQQMVAIGRALMSRPRLLLLDEPSMGLSPVMVDTVFGVIRDIARDGVTLLLVEQNARLALSLCDRGYVMDSGRITLAAASAELLDNPAVRAAYLGE; encoded by the coding sequence ATGCTGGAAGTACGCGGGCTGACCGTGCACTACGGCGGCATCCGGGCGGTCAAGGGCATCGATCTGGACATCGCGGCCGGCGAGAAGGTGGCGCTGATCGGTGCCAACGGCGCCGGCAAGACCAGCACGCTGAAGGCGCTGGCGCGCATGCTGCCGGCCGGTGGTGAAGTGCGTTTCGACGGCGGCGACATTTCGCATGCCCCGCCGCACACTCTGGTCGGTCGCGGTCTGGCGCTGGTGCCGGAAGGCCGCGGCGTGTTCGCCCGCCTGTCGGTGCGCGAAAACCTCGACATGGGGGCCTATGCGCGCGACGACCGCGCCGCCATCGCAGCGGATCTCGAACGTGTCTATACGCTGCTGCCGCGGCTGAAGGAACGCGCGGGTCAGACCGCCGGCACCCTGTCCGGTGGCGAACAGCAGATGGTCGCCATCGGCCGCGCGCTGATGAGCCGGCCGCGCCTGCTGCTGCTCGACGAGCCGTCGATGGGCCTGTCACCGGTCATGGTCGATACGGTGTTCGGCGTCATCCGCGACATCGCGCGCGACGGCGTCACCCTGCTGCTGGTCGAACAGAACGCGCGCCTTGCGCTGTCGCTGTGCGATCGCGGCTACGTGATGGACAGCGGACGCATCACGTTGGCCGCCGCCTCGGCCGAACTGCTCGACAATCCCGCCGTACGCGCCGCCTATCTGGGCGAGTGA
- a CDS encoding DNRLRE domain-containing protein, with protein MKASILFAPAVLAAALSFGHAANAAVNVTLQPDEASSEDVFIYEFGIDGVFGIPAPRRTNLDTTTLSALNPPAAVPFGNFLGTADTDPRFGEGGVERAHDTKTLIRFDLGLLNLTSAGVGSATINLYGVPSLSPFESPSAEHPATTEMFQVLEAWNESSVTWETAPMTAMTASSSTVQNSVNTWVSFDATALVRSWLDNPSSNYGVLLAQRDVVEFDVDGNSRYVGALYASSASADASMRPFLQISAVPEPSSVLMMGAGLGLLLMVARRRRNRA; from the coding sequence ATGAAAGCTTCAATCCTGTTTGCACCGGCTGTCCTGGCAGCCGCCCTGTCGTTCGGCCACGCCGCGAACGCCGCCGTCAATGTCACGCTGCAGCCGGACGAAGCGTCCAGCGAAGACGTGTTCATCTACGAATTCGGCATCGACGGTGTATTCGGTATTCCGGCACCGCGCCGCACCAATCTCGACACGACCACGCTGTCGGCGCTGAACCCGCCGGCCGCCGTGCCCTTCGGCAACTTCCTCGGCACCGCGGACACCGACCCGCGTTTCGGCGAAGGCGGCGTCGAGCGGGCGCACGACACCAAAACCCTGATCCGCTTCGACCTCGGGCTGCTTAACCTGACGTCGGCCGGCGTCGGCAGTGCGACGATCAACCTGTATGGCGTGCCGTCGCTGTCGCCGTTCGAAAGCCCGAGCGCCGAGCATCCAGCGACCACCGAAATGTTCCAGGTGCTCGAAGCGTGGAACGAAAGCAGCGTGACCTGGGAAACGGCGCCGATGACCGCCATGACGGCCAGTTCGAGCACGGTGCAGAACAGCGTGAATACCTGGGTCAGTTTCGATGCCACGGCGCTGGTACGCAGCTGGCTCGACAATCCGTCGTCGAACTACGGTGTGCTGCTGGCGCAGCGCGACGTGGTGGAATTCGACGTTGACGGCAACAGCCGCTACGTCGGCGCGCTGTATGCGTCGTCGGCGTCGGCCGATGCCTCGATGCGCCCCTTCCTGCAGATCAGTGCGGTGCCGGAGCCGTCGTCGGTGCTGATGATGGGCGCCGGTCTGGGTCTGCTGCTGATGGTGGCGCGTCGCCGTCGCAACAGGGCCTGA
- a CDS encoding DNA ligase, whose amino-acid sequence MRAWLCVALCAVLSMQASQAAPPALMHAQRHHDGIDPAAYWVSEKLDGVRAVWDGRVLRFRSGRPIAAPAWFTASLPAVPLDGELWIARGRFDVLSGVVRRDVPDDVDWQPVRYLLFDLPGAPGDFSQRLARLKHIVADAGLPWLQAVPQQRVADRAELASRFAEVVAGGGEGLMLHRADALWTAGRSDALLKLTPFFDAEAAVTGHVPGKGRHRGRLGALEVVDAEGRRFRIGSGFSDASRIAPPAIGTQVTYRYRELTARGLPRFPVFVRVRDLP is encoded by the coding sequence TTGCGCGCATGGCTGTGCGTCGCGCTGTGCGCGGTGCTGTCGATGCAGGCCTCACAGGCTGCGCCGCCGGCACTGATGCACGCGCAGCGCCATCACGACGGCATCGATCCGGCCGCCTACTGGGTCAGCGAAAAGCTGGACGGGGTGCGCGCGGTGTGGGACGGGCGGGTGCTGCGCTTTCGCAGCGGGCGGCCGATCGCGGCGCCGGCCTGGTTCACCGCGTCGCTGCCTGCGGTGCCGCTGGATGGCGAACTGTGGATCGCCCGTGGCCGCTTCGATGTGCTGTCCGGTGTAGTGCGGCGCGATGTGCCGGACGATGTCGACTGGCAGCCGGTGCGCTACCTGCTGTTCGACCTGCCTGGTGCGCCGGGCGACTTCAGCCAGCGCCTCGCGCGCCTGAAGCACATCGTCGCCGACGCGGGTCTGCCCTGGCTGCAGGCCGTGCCGCAACAACGTGTGGCCGACCGGGCCGAACTGGCATCACGCTTCGCTGAGGTGGTCGCCGGTGGCGGCGAAGGACTGATGCTGCATCGGGCCGACGCGCTGTGGACGGCCGGGCGCAGCGATGCCCTGCTCAAGCTCACGCCCTTTTTCGATGCCGAAGCAGCCGTGACCGGCCACGTGCCGGGCAAGGGCCGTCACCGCGGCCGGCTCGGCGCGCTCGAGGTGGTGGATGCAGAAGGACGGCGTTTTCGCATCGGCAGCGGCTTCAGCGACGCGTCGCGCATCGCGCCGCCGGCCATCGGCACACAGGTGACCTACCGCTATCGCGAACTGACCGCCCGCGGCCTGCCGCGCTTCCCGGTGTTCGTTCGGGTGCGCGACCTGCCGTAG
- a CDS encoding cytochrome-c peroxidase: MKRILLAAAIAAVSGLAVSQAFREEPIKPIRPPQNINLGMVELGKKLYFDPRLSKSGFISCNSCHNLSMGGTDNIPTSIGDKWQQGPINAPTVLNSSLNVAQFWDGRAADLKEQAGGPIANPGEMAFSHTLAISVLGTIPGYVREFRQVFGKEKIDIDQVTLAIAEFEKTLVTPNSRFDQWLLGRDDALTAQELAGYELFKDSGCIACHNGEAVGGATFQKMGLVEPYKSTSSAEGRSAVTGQDIDRFNFKVPTLRNVELTYPYFHDGAANTLAESVTIMGRLQLGRKFSPDENARIVAFLKTLTGDQPSFTLPILPPSADSTPRPTPFSKN, from the coding sequence ATGAAACGCATTCTTCTGGCCGCGGCGATCGCCGCGGTGTCGGGTTTGGCGGTCAGCCAGGCCTTCAGGGAGGAGCCCATCAAGCCCATCCGTCCGCCGCAGAACATCAATCTGGGCATGGTCGAACTGGGCAAGAAGCTCTACTTCGACCCGCGTCTGTCCAAGTCCGGCTTCATCTCCTGCAATTCCTGTCACAACCTGTCGATGGGCGGCACCGACAACATTCCGACCTCGATCGGCGACAAGTGGCAGCAAGGGCCGATCAATGCACCGACGGTGCTCAATTCGAGCCTGAACGTCGCGCAGTTCTGGGACGGCCGTGCGGCCGATCTGAAGGAACAGGCGGGCGGGCCGATCGCCAACCCGGGTGAAATGGCGTTCTCGCACACGCTGGCCATCAGCGTACTGGGCACCATTCCGGGCTATGTGCGCGAATTCCGCCAGGTGTTCGGCAAGGAGAAGATCGACATCGACCAGGTGACACTGGCGATCGCCGAATTCGAAAAGACGCTGGTGACGCCGAACTCGCGCTTCGACCAGTGGCTGCTCGGCCGGGACGACGCGCTCACCGCGCAGGAGCTTGCCGGCTACGAGCTGTTCAAGGACAGCGGCTGCATTGCCTGCCACAACGGTGAGGCGGTCGGTGGCGCGACGTTCCAGAAGATGGGGCTGGTCGAGCCGTACAAATCCACGAGTTCGGCCGAGGGGCGTTCGGCGGTGACCGGCCAGGACATCGACCGTTTCAACTTCAAGGTGCCGACGCTGCGCAACGTGGAACTGACCTACCCCTACTTCCACGACGGTGCGGCCAATACGCTGGCCGAATCGGTCACCATCATGGGCCGGCTGCAACTGGGCCGGAAATTCTCGCCGGACGAAAACGCGCGCATCGTCGCCTTTCTGAAGACGCTGACCGGTGACCAACCCAGCTTCACGCTGCCCATTCTGCCGCCATCCGCCGACAGCACGCCGCGTCCGACGCCGTTCTCGAAGAACTGA
- a CDS encoding alpha/beta hydrolase: MIRATCRNGIAPEPPTASHVAKRVDIHASPFRRWLLRRFAATREPHGTTPADCGLPAVTVWLTACDGRRLHGWFVPAGTGARAPAALVMHGWGANASMMLPLARPLHEAGHAVLLLDARGHGDSDDIDFMSLPRFADDVATGLDWLGARCDVDAARLSLIGHSVGAAAVLLEASRRPRAQAVISLSAFAHPQDMMRRYLSAMGIPWRPFGALITRQVQRVIGARFDDIAPLATLPKVRCPVLLAHGLRDSTVPITEAHRLVAARPGTPLIALDAEHDLSAALPQARAALMAFLATSA; encoded by the coding sequence TTGATCAGAGCCACCTGCCGGAATGGAATCGCGCCGGAGCCACCGACAGCGTCGCATGTCGCGAAGCGTGTCGACATCCACGCGTCGCCGTTCAGACGCTGGCTGCTGCGACGCTTCGCGGCGACCCGCGAGCCGCATGGGACCACGCCGGCGGACTGCGGACTGCCGGCGGTCACCGTATGGCTGACGGCCTGCGATGGCCGGCGCCTGCACGGCTGGTTCGTTCCGGCCGGCACCGGAGCGCGCGCACCGGCCGCACTGGTGATGCACGGCTGGGGCGCCAATGCGTCGATGATGCTGCCGCTCGCACGCCCGTTGCACGAGGCCGGCCATGCCGTGCTGCTGCTTGATGCACGCGGGCACGGCGACAGCGATGACATTGACTTCATGTCGCTGCCGCGCTTCGCCGACGATGTGGCCACCGGACTGGACTGGCTCGGCGCGCGCTGCGACGTCGATGCGGCGCGGCTGTCGCTGATCGGCCATTCGGTCGGCGCCGCCGCCGTGCTGCTGGAAGCCAGCCGCCGCCCGCGTGCGCAGGCGGTCATCAGCCTGTCCGCCTTCGCGCACCCGCAGGACATGATGCGGCGCTATCTCTCGGCGATGGGCATCCCGTGGCGACCGTTCGGTGCGCTGATCACGCGCCAGGTGCAGCGAGTGATCGGCGCGCGCTTCGACGACATCGCGCCGCTGGCCACATTGCCGAAAGTCCGCTGCCCGGTGCTGCTGGCGCACGGTCTGCGCGACAGCACCGTGCCGATCACCGAAGCGCACCGACTGGTGGCCGCGCGGCCCGGTACGCCGCTGATTGCCCTCGATGCCGAACATGACCTGAGCGCGGCACTGCCACAGGCGCGCGCTGCGCTGATGGCCTTTCTCGCCACATCAGCGTGA
- a CDS encoding MBL fold metallo-hydrolase, giving the protein MYFHPIEEPDSGQIGYLLADGDTQDAVIIDPPPRSTELLLALLAERRLRLSHVLRTHVHARQPLNCSALSELTGAMLVIADGVGINAACPAKVERAVHGSTLVFGQEVLRVLATPGHTAHCVSYLWRDRLFCGDAFDLGSCADGDDDADAGLLYDSLTCRLFMLPEQTLVFPAHPLRGRRVATLGELRLRSAPLLAGSRDAFITDMTSRRAAHLRHARPSPTAKRR; this is encoded by the coding sequence GTGTATTTCCATCCGATAGAAGAACCCGATTCCGGACAGATCGGCTACCTGCTCGCCGATGGCGACACGCAGGACGCCGTCATCATCGATCCGCCGCCGCGCAGCACCGAACTGCTGCTTGCGTTGCTGGCCGAGCGCCGCCTGCGCTTGAGTCACGTGCTGCGCACCCATGTCCATGCCCGCCAGCCGCTGAACTGCAGCGCGCTGAGCGAGCTGACCGGCGCCATGCTGGTGATCGCCGACGGTGTTGGCATCAATGCCGCCTGCCCGGCGAAGGTCGAGCGCGCGGTGCACGGCAGCACGCTGGTGTTCGGCCAGGAGGTGCTGCGCGTGCTGGCCACGCCCGGCCACACCGCGCACTGCGTGAGCTATCTGTGGCGTGATCGCCTGTTCTGCGGCGATGCCTTCGATCTGGGCAGTTGCGCCGATGGCGACGATGACGCCGATGCCGGCCTGCTGTACGACAGCCTGACCTGCCGCCTTTTCATGCTGCCGGAACAGACCCTGGTGTTTCCGGCCCATCCGCTGCGCGGCCGCCGCGTGGCCACGCTGGGCGAACTGCGCCTGCGCAGCGCACCGCTGCTCGCCGGCAGTCGCGACGCCTTCATCACCGACATGACATCCAGACGCGCCGCACATCTGCGGCACGCTCGTCCTTCGCCGACGGCGAAGCGGCGCTGA
- a CDS encoding addiction module protein has translation MTIPIDVLEAEVLSLPEAERVKLIDRLNSSLEKDPEWATAWSKEADCREARIASGEAAQVRG, from the coding sequence ATGACCATTCCAATTGATGTTCTCGAGGCCGAAGTCCTGAGCCTCCCTGAAGCAGAACGCGTCAAGCTCATCGACCGGCTCAACTCGAGCCTGGAGAAAGACCCCGAGTGGGCGACCGCCTGGTCGAAAGAGGCCGATTGTCGGGAGGCTCGCATCGCCAGCGGCGAAGCGGCACAAGTGCGCGGCTAG
- a CDS encoding HNH endonuclease, with translation MREGRWTRDQLKLAFHLYCQLPFGKLHSRNNEVMQLASQIGRTPSAVAMKLVNFASLDPAITSTGRKGLDGASALDREIWADFHADWESLALECERLRKQFVADAAVDPMEEEALQGFEIPDDFTGESRRVLTEQRIKQNFFRRAVLASYRGRCCMSGVSEPRLLIASHIVPWKADKANRLNPGNGLCLSAIHDRAFDQGLISLSDDWKVLLSDKLRRSDEPFVESVFKPLEGRTIELPHRFVPEAAFLRRHRSEVFLDNRWAGFA, from the coding sequence ATGCGTGAAGGCCGTTGGACAAGAGATCAACTGAAGCTTGCCTTTCATTTGTATTGCCAGCTTCCATTCGGAAAGCTGCATTCGCGCAATAACGAGGTCATGCAGTTGGCCAGCCAGATCGGCAGAACGCCGTCAGCCGTGGCCATGAAGCTTGTGAACTTCGCCAGCCTTGATCCGGCGATCACGAGTACGGGCCGAAAGGGCCTTGATGGCGCGTCTGCGCTCGACCGCGAGATCTGGGCGGATTTCCATGCTGACTGGGAAAGTCTGGCACTTGAGTGCGAGCGACTGCGCAAGCAATTCGTGGCGGATGCTGCGGTCGACCCGATGGAAGAGGAGGCGCTACAGGGCTTCGAGATTCCGGACGATTTCACCGGCGAATCCCGCCGCGTCCTGACCGAACAGCGCATCAAGCAGAACTTCTTCCGCCGCGCTGTGCTGGCCAGTTATCGCGGTCGATGTTGCATGTCCGGGGTTTCCGAACCGCGGCTGCTCATTGCAAGCCATATCGTGCCGTGGAAGGCGGACAAGGCAAACCGGCTCAATCCGGGCAACGGGCTGTGTCTTTCCGCCATTCATGATCGTGCTTTCGACCAAGGGCTCATTTCGCTGAGCGACGACTGGAAAGTCCTGCTGTCGGACAAGCTGCGCCGATCCGATGAGCCCTTCGTCGAGTCCGTCTTCAAACCGCTCGAAGGCCGCACGATCGAGCTACCGCATCGCTTTGTGCCTGAGGCCGCCTTTCTTCGAAGGCACCGCAGCGAGGTATTTCTCGACAACCGCTGGGCAGGTTTCGCATGA
- a CDS encoding BrnA antitoxin family protein produces the protein MKRKPNPECLDADAPEATEEWFAKARPAKSVLPELMGEDVAEEMLKPKRGRPVTLQPKAHVNIRLDADILEAFKDGGVGWQTRINSALRDWLKTHPGERKD, from the coding sequence ATGAAGCGCAAACCCAACCCTGAATGCCTGGACGCCGATGCACCCGAGGCCACCGAGGAATGGTTCGCGAAAGCGCGGCCCGCGAAAAGCGTGCTGCCCGAGTTGATGGGCGAAGACGTGGCTGAAGAAATGCTGAAGCCCAAGCGAGGACGACCCGTAACGCTCCAGCCGAAGGCGCACGTCAACATTCGCCTGGATGCGGACATTCTTGAGGCATTCAAGGATGGCGGAGTGGGCTGGCAGACGCGTATCAACAGTGCGCTCCGCGATTGGCTGAAAACGCACCCCGGCGAGCGAAAGGACTGA
- a CDS encoding BrnT family toxin yields MRLTYDPAKSERNDQERGMPFALAQQFDWSVALIVEDTRQAYPERRFQALGFIDEHLCMLVFTPREGALHVISLRRANKRERTRYEAQTQP; encoded by the coding sequence GTGCGACTGACCTACGACCCTGCCAAAAGTGAGCGTAATGATCAAGAGCGCGGCATGCCATTCGCGCTTGCCCAACAGTTCGACTGGAGCGTCGCCCTCATCGTCGAGGACACTCGGCAAGCTTACCCGGAGCGGCGTTTTCAGGCGCTGGGCTTCATCGATGAGCACTTGTGCATGCTGGTATTCACACCACGCGAGGGCGCACTGCACGTGATCAGCCTGCGCCGGGCCAACAAACGCGAAAGGACTCGTTATGAAGCGCAAACCCAACCCTGA
- the petA gene encoding ubiquinol-cytochrome c reductase iron-sulfur subunit, which produces MTHTTELPALLPHAMCADRRRLLIATTGVGAIAVAATAVPFLSSFAPSDRARAAGAPVEADVSKLAPGSMMTVEWRGKPVWVLHRTPEMLAALERHEARLADATSAEAQQPGYAANRERARRADYLVVIGICTHLGCSPTEKIDTGSSSGLGDDWPGGFLCPCHGSTFDLAGRVFRNQPAPTNLEVPPHAWLSDTRLLIGDDGATAA; this is translated from the coding sequence ATGACCCACACGACCGAACTGCCCGCCCTCCTTCCGCACGCGATGTGCGCCGACCGCCGCCGCCTGCTGATCGCCACCACCGGCGTCGGCGCAATTGCCGTCGCGGCGACCGCCGTCCCCTTCCTGTCCAGCTTCGCGCCGTCCGATCGGGCGCGTGCCGCCGGCGCGCCGGTCGAAGCCGACGTGAGCAAGCTGGCGCCGGGCAGCATGATGACCGTCGAATGGCGCGGCAAGCCGGTCTGGGTGCTGCACCGGACGCCCGAAATGCTGGCCGCGCTCGAGCGGCACGAAGCACGTCTGGCCGACGCCACATCGGCCGAAGCACAGCAGCCCGGCTATGCCGCCAATCGCGAGCGCGCGCGCCGCGCCGACTATCTGGTGGTGATCGGCATCTGCACCCACCTCGGCTGCTCGCCGACCGAAAAGATCGACACCGGCAGCAGTTCCGGTCTGGGCGACGACTGGCCGGGCGGCTTCCTGTGCCCCTGCCACGGCTCGACCTTCGACCTCGCAGGACGCGTGTTCCGCAACCAGCCAGCGCCCACCAATCTCGAAGTGCCACCGCATGCGTGGCTGTCGGATACGCGGCTGCTGATCGGGGACGACGGCGCGACCGCGGCCTGA
- a CDS encoding sigma-54 interaction domain-containing protein, with the protein MSDELRPLPELVSFIELAPEPHILFDRDYRVIAANKAYRAQYGGGRSVVGRTCYDVSHHYSVPCDRAGEACPLARSLESEQRERVLHLHQTPRGEEYVNIELTPVRNGSGDIAWFIEKMEPLKVARGVSERSGLIGRAPAFQRMLELVARVAPSDASVLLQGESGSGKELVAQAVHDASRRADRPFVAVDCSGLQDTLFESELFGHEKGAFTGAIARKAGLIEAASGGTLFLDELGDIPLTMQVKLLRLLETGTYRRVGSTELMRADVRLVSATHRPLKQMIAEGRFRQDLYYRLNAFPIVVPPLRERREDLPLLVESLLARVAPNRRLTVAPAAMRALQAYAFPGNVRELRNVLERASLLCDGEEIGTQHLDEEICIGCAGPARRDATDGLPVEGEGAVDLEEAQRQMLARVVRNHTGSRHDLARKLGISERTLYRRLRALGIAQD; encoded by the coding sequence ATGTCAGACGAACTGCGTCCGCTGCCCGAACTGGTGTCCTTCATCGAACTGGCGCCCGAGCCGCACATCCTGTTCGACCGCGACTACCGCGTGATCGCCGCCAACAAGGCTTACCGCGCGCAGTACGGCGGCGGTCGCAGCGTGGTCGGGCGCACCTGCTACGACGTGTCGCACCACTACAGCGTGCCGTGCGACCGCGCCGGCGAGGCCTGCCCGCTGGCGCGCAGCCTGGAATCGGAACAGCGCGAGCGCGTGCTGCATCTGCACCAGACGCCGCGCGGCGAGGAGTACGTGAACATCGAACTCACACCGGTGCGCAACGGCAGCGGCGACATCGCGTGGTTCATCGAAAAGATGGAGCCGCTGAAGGTGGCGCGCGGCGTGTCCGAACGCAGTGGCCTGATCGGCCGCGCGCCCGCCTTCCAGCGCATGCTCGAACTGGTCGCGCGGGTGGCGCCTTCGGACGCCAGCGTGCTGCTGCAGGGCGAATCCGGCAGCGGCAAGGAACTGGTGGCGCAGGCGGTGCACGACGCCAGCCGGCGCGCCGACCGCCCCTTCGTTGCGGTGGACTGTTCCGGCCTGCAGGACACCCTGTTCGAAAGCGAGCTGTTCGGCCACGAAAAAGGCGCCTTCACCGGCGCCATCGCACGCAAGGCAGGTCTGATCGAGGCGGCCAGCGGCGGCACGCTGTTCCTCGACGAGCTGGGCGACATTCCGCTGACCATGCAGGTGAAGCTGCTGCGCCTGCTGGAAACCGGCACCTATCGCCGCGTCGGCTCCACCGAACTGATGCGCGCCGACGTCCGCCTGGTGTCGGCCACGCACCGGCCGCTGAAGCAGATGATTGCCGAAGGCCGCTTCCGGCAGGACCTCTACTACCGGTTGAACGCCTTCCCGATCGTCGTGCCGCCGCTGCGCGAACGGCGCGAAGACCTGCCGCTGCTGGTCGAGTCGCTGCTGGCACGCGTCGCACCCAACCGTCGGCTGACCGTGGCGCCGGCGGCCATGCGCGCGCTGCAGGCCTATGCCTTCCCGGGCAATGTGCGCGAGCTGCGCAATGTGCTGGAACGCGCCAGCCTGCTGTGCGACGGCGAAGAGATCGGCACGCAGCATCTCGATGAGGAAATCTGCATCGGCTGCGCAGGCCCTGCCCGCCGTGACGCGACAGACGGTCTGCCGGTGGAGGGCGAGGGCGCGGTCGATCTGGAAGAGGCGCAGCGTCAGATGCTCGCGCGCGTGGTGCGCAACCACACCGGCAGCCGCCACGACCTCGCCCGCAAGCTCGGCATCAGCGAACGCACGCTGTACCGCCGGCTGCGCGCGCTGGGCATCGCGCAGGACTGA